In Candidatus Goldiibacteriota bacterium, the sequence ATTTCAGGGATGTATTTGAGAATAATGATTTTACTATTGTGGGCGAGATTAAGAAAAAGTCGCCTTCAAAAGGCGTTATAAAAGGCAGTGTTAATATAAAAAATATTGTCCAGATATATGAAAAATCGGGTATAAAAGCCCTGTCTATAGTGACGGATAAAAAGTTTTTTGACGGCAGCCTTGAATATATAAAAGAAGCAAAAAAACACTGTTCTATGCCTGTTTTAAGGAAAGATTTTGTCATAGATGAATATCAGATATACGAAACGCGCGCGGCAAGGGCGGATGCTATTCTGCTTATAGCTGCCATACTTGAAAAAAGGGAGCTTGCTTCTTTTATCAGAAAAGCCAGGTTTCTGAACGTTACGCCTGTTGTTGAATGTATTTCAAAAGAGGAAATAAAGAAAGCGGCCGCGGCAGGGGCGGAAATTATAGGTATTAATACAAGGGATTTAAAAACATTTAAGATTAACCTTGCAAGAATAAAAACGCTTGTGAAATACGTACCCAAGGATAAATTTGTTATGTGCGAAAGCGGAATAAACACCCCTGAAGATGTGGACGAAATAATGGTGGACGCAAAAATAAAAGGTGTCCTTATAGGCACTATGTTTATGAAAGCTAAGGGCGAAAAACAGATAAAAGACCTGGCCGGGCAGATCCTTAATAAGTACGGAAATTAGCGGCAGGCAATGCAGACAGGGCTTAAACATCTGCGGTAAATATATCCGGGGGCAACATGAGGCCGAAAGTTAAAATATGCGGTATTACAAACCTTAAAGATGCTATTCTTGCCGAATCGCTTGGCGCGGATATTATCGGTTTTATTTTTGCCGAAAGCCCAAGAAAAGTAAGCGAAAAGCAGGCCCTTGAAATTATTAAGAAACTTAAACCATTCACCTTTAAAGCCGGGGTTTTCGTGGAACCTGACGGCGCTAAAATTAACAGAACTGTCTCTTTGCTGGGGCTTGATATAGCCCAGGTACACGGCGAAGTAAGCCTGTCATGTCTGAAAAAAATAAAAAACGCTAAAATATTAAAGGTTATAAAAGCCAAAGACGAAGCTTACACCGCGTCTCAGGTAAAAAAATATATTAATCACGTTGATTGTTTTCTTTTTGATACGTATGATCCGGCGCTTCACGGCGGAACGGGAAAGCGGTTTGACTGGACAATGCTGAAAAAAATAAGCGCGCCTTTTTTTATAGCGGGCGGTATAAAGCCGGAAACAGCAGGAACAATAGCCGGGATAATAAAACCATACGGACTTGACGTATCGTCGGGCGTGGAAAAAACAAAAGGCAGAAAAGACCCGTCAAAGTTAAAACTGTTTTTTAATAATGTCAATAAAGCCCGATGGTGAAAGCCATTCCTGTGTTTATCCTATAACCTGAAAAAATAAAATTAATGGAGCATAAGATGCGTATACCCGATAACAAAGGTTTTTTTGGAGATTTTGGCGGCAAGTTCGCGCCTGAAACATTAAGGGCGCTTTTGGATGACCTTGAAAGAAATTATGAGAAAGCAAAGAAAGACCCGTCGTTTAAACGTGAATTTGATTACTATTTAAAGTTTTATGTGGGCAGGCCTTCGCCTTTATATTTTGCGGGGAAACTTTCCAAACGTTTTGGCGCGAAAATATATCTGAAACGTGAAGATTTAAATCATACCGGCGCGCACAAGATTAACAACACAATAGGGCAGATACTGCTTGCAAAACGCATGGGTAAAAAGAGGATAATAGCGGAAACCGGCGCGGGCCAGCACGGTGTGGCTACAGCCACGGTGGCCGCGCTTTTTAACTGCGAATGTGATGTTTACATGGGCGAAGAGGATATTAAAAGGCAGTCGTTAAATGTTTTCAGGATGGAACTGCTTGGCGCGCGCGTAATTCCCGTTACTTCCGGCAGCAAAACTTTAAAAGACGCGCTTAACGAAGCCACCCGCGACTGGTTGAAGAACGTGGATAATACGTTTTATATAATAGGAACTGTTTCAGGTTTTCATCCGTATCCCATGATGGTAAGGGATTTTCAGTCTGTTATTGGAAAGGAAGCACGCAAGCAGATACTTGAAGCTGAAGGCAGGCTTCCGGATTATCTGGTGGCGTGCGTGGGCGGCGGTTCAAACGCCATGGGGCTTTTTTATCCTTTTATTAATGATAAAAATGTAAAACTTATAGGAGTGGAAGCCGGAGGCCTTGGGCTTAAAACCGGAAAACACGCCGCAAGTATTGTGAATAATGAAGTGGGTATATTGCATGGCGCCAAGACATATGTGCTTCAGACGGAACACGGGCAGATAACAGAGACTCATTCAGTGTCCGCGGGACTGGATTATCCGGGCGTGGGGCCGGAACTAAGCTACCTTTCAAAGACAAAACGCGCAAGGTTTGACGCGATAACAGATAAAGAAGCGCTTGAAGGGTTTAAGATGATGTGCCGTGAAGAGGGAATAATTCCGGCGCTTGAATCTTCGCACGCCTGCGCCTATCTTGAAAAGATGAAGCTTAAGAAAAAAGATATTGTTATTGTAAATGTTTCAGGCAGGGGCGACAAAGACATTAACACAGTCTATTCCCTTATAAAAGGGGGTAAATAATATGAACAGGATGGAGATGTTAAAGTCTAAAGGCAAAAAAATTGTTATTTATTTAATGGCGGGTGATCCGGGAATAAAAGAAACTGAAGATTTAATAATAACCCTGGCACGAAGCGGAGTTTCACTTGTGGAACTTGGCATACCTTTTTCTGACCCTATTGCGGACGGGATTGTTATTCAAAAAGCGGGCGAAAGGGCTTTAAATCGGGGCGTTACCGTAAAAGACTGCCTGGACATTGTTAAAAGGGTAAGGGAAAAAGGGATAGAAATACCCATAGCGGCAATGACATATTATAACCTTATATATCACTTTGGGCCGGAAAAATTTGTAGACAGCGCGTTAAAAGCGGGATTAGACGGGGCAATTATCCCGGATTTACCTTTTGACGAGGAGCCAAAGTTCTATTCTTACGCTAAAAAGCGCGGTTTTAACCTTGTTTACCTGGCGGCACCGTCAAATACAAGAGAGCGTGCCAAAAAAATTGTGGAAAAAAGCAGCGGTTTTGTGTATTATATCCTTCAGAAAGGCGTAACCGGCAGCACAAAAAGCAGTATTGTCGGGTTTGAACTGCTTAAGTATTTGAAAAAACTTTCAAAATTACCGGTTTTTGCGGGTTTTGGTATTTCGGAACCATCGCAGGCTAAAGAAATCCTTAAAACGGCAGACGGAGTAATAATTGGAAGCGCTTTTGTTTCGCTTTGTGAAAAATACGGCAGAAATAAGAGTATACTGTTGAAAAAAGCAGAGATGTTTGTGAAAAAATTCCTAAATGTTTGATTTCTTAGTTTGATAAAAAATTGAGGAAACGGATGCCGAATAAAAGAAAGAAAACAAACAAGTATGAGAGTGTAAAGTTAAAAAAGCCGGCTGTCAATGCATCCAAGGGTGTATCTGAAGTCGACAGGCTGCGCGCGGAAATTACTGTCCTGCAGAAACAGGTTAATATCCTGCAGGCAATATCCGAAATAACAGCCAAGGACTTTAAACTTAGCGAGATTTTGGACAGATTTTTGACAACTGTTATGGATGCCACCTCAAGCGAAGCCGGGTCCATACTGCTTGTGGAAAAACATACAAACGCGCTGTATTTTGCCTCTGCCAAAGGCGGCAAAGCATCCCAGATAAAAAAGTTTAAGCTTGCCATAGGCGAAGGCGTCGCCGGCTGGGTGGCGCAGACAGGCAAACCTATAATTACGCCTGACGCGGCATCAGATAAACGGCACTCCGGCCGTTTTGATAAAAATTTAAAATATAAAACCCGCAATATTATGTGCGCGCCGCTTAAATTTGATCACGATATTCTTGGCGTTATAGAGATGCTGAATAAGAAAAAAGGGCAGGCGTTTGACAACAGGGACCTTGAAACACTTCTTATTTTTACGCCGTATATTTCCGCTATTGTAAAAAACGCGGGATTGCTGACCGATAACAAGGAAAAAATTGAACGGCTTGAACACCTTATGGGTATAACCGAATACGTGAATTCAACGCTTGAACTGGATATTCTGCTTGATAAAATGCTTGCCGCTTCCACCCATATGCTTGAAGCGGAAGCGGGTTCAATTCTTCTGCTTGAAAAGGATGAACTGGTTTTTGCGTCAGCGACAGGGGCACAGAAAGATACGATTAAAAATATAAGGGTTCCTATAGGCGAAGGAATTGCGGGATGGGTGGCAAGGGAAGACCGGTCTGTTCTGGTGGCAGACGCGCAGAATGACCCCAGATTTTTCAAAAAAGCGGATGAAAAAACATCATTTAAGACGCGGTCTATCATTGCCGTGCCTCTTAAGACAAAACAGAAACTTGTGGGCGTAATGGAAGTAATGAATAAAAAGGGCGGGGATTTTTTCAACGAAGACGATAAAAACCTGCTTGAAGCGCTTGCCAATCAGGCAGCCGTAGCTATTGAAAACGCAAAACTTTATACGGAAACGCAGAATATGTTTATGAACACCGTCAAATGCCTTGCGGAAACTATTGATAAGAAAGATAACTATACAAGGCATCATTCCGACGGCGTCACCACATACAGCATGGAAATAGGAAAAGCACTTGGTATTCCGGATGTGGAATTAAAAGAGTTAAAAATTGCAGCTTTGTTTCACGATATAGGAAAAATCGGCGTTAATGAAAGTATATTAAGAAAACCATCAAAACTTACAGAACAGGAATTTCTTGAAATAAAAAAACATCCGGATGAAGGCGCGAATATACTTGAACCCATACCGCAGCTGAAGGACATTCTGCCTGTAATCAGGCATCATCATGAAAGGTTTGACGGCAATGGATATCCGGCGGGCCTTGTGGGTGAAGATATACCCATGCATTCAAGGATAATAAGTATTGCCGATACGCTTGATGCGATGCTGACGGACAGGCCTTACAGAAAAGGGCTTCCGCTTGAAACCTGTGTTCAGGAAATACAGCACTGTTCCGGAACTCAGTTTGATCCGGAGATTGTGCCTGTGGCGATAAAAGCGATTAAAAAATATTTTTCAAAAAAAGTTAAAAAGTAAAAGGAGAATTTAAAATGGCAGCATGGTTTCACAGGCCTAAATACACAATTATAAGGAACGTGGAGAAAAAAGAGACAAAGATACCGGAAGGCATGTGGGTAAAGTGCGACCGCTGTGATTCCATAGTGCTGAAAAAAGAACTTTCGGACAACTTAAGCGTATGCCCCAAGTGCGGCCAGCACAAAAGGGTAACGGCTAAAGAACGCGTGGAAATGCTTATAGACAGCGGCACCTTTAAATTATTGTTTGAAGACGTTCAGACTGTGGATTATCTTTCGTTCCCGCAGTATAAGGATAAACTTGAAAAGGCAAAGAAGGCAACCGGGCTTACTGATTCGGTAATAACCGGAACCGGAAAAATGAATGACATGAACGTTGCGCTGGGAGTCACGGATTTTTCTTTTATGGGCGGTTCATTGGGTTCGGTAATGGGTGAAAGGCTTACTTCTTTATGCGAGACCGCGGTGGAAAAAAAGCTGCCCGTAATTATAGTGTCGGCATCAGGCGGCGGGGCAAGGATGCAGGAAGGTATTATATCGCTTATGCAGATGGCAAAGATTTCGGCGGCACTGTCAAGGGTATCAGACGCAGGGCTTCCTTTTATATCGGTAATGACAGACCCTACAGGCGGCGGAGTAACCGCGTCTTTTGCAATGCTTGGGGATTTAAATATAGCGGAACCCGAAGCGCTTATTATGTTTGCCGGGCCCAGGGTAATAGAGCAGACTATAAGACAGAAACTGCCGGAAGGTTTCCAGCGTTCTGAATTCCTTCTGGAACACGGCATGATAGACATAATTACAGAGAGAAAAGACATGAAAAATACAATTCATCTGGCTCTTTCAAAATTTATGGACGCCAAAAGGTATAAAGGCAAAAAGGTTTCTTAAAAACCTTATTATAAAATGACGGATATTGACGGCTATATTTCATCGCTTAATGAATTCAAATTTGATTATTCGCTTGGCAGAATAAAGGCTATTCTGTCATCACTGGATAACCCGCAGGACGCTTTTGGGGTAATTCACATAGCCGGCAGCAACGGCAAGGGGTCAACCGCCGCGTTTATAGAAGCGATATTCAGGGCTTCTGAATTCAAAACAGGATTATACACGTCGCCTCATATCAATAATTTCAGGGAAAGGATTGCCGTAAACGGCAAAACTGCTCCGGAAAATGTGCTGCTAAAAAATGTAAATCTGCTGAAAAAAACCGTTAAGAAAAATTCCACGTATCTTACTTACTTTGAATTTATGACCGTGCTGGCATTTCTTGTATTCAGGGAGTGCGGGGTGGAACTTGCTGTAATTGAAGCGGGGTTAGGCGGAAGATATGACGCGACAAA encodes:
- a CDS encoding GAF domain-containing protein, producing MPNKRKKTNKYESVKLKKPAVNASKGVSEVDRLRAEITVLQKQVNILQAISEITAKDFKLSEILDRFLTTVMDATSSEAGSILLVEKHTNALYFASAKGGKASQIKKFKLAIGEGVAGWVAQTGKPIITPDAASDKRHSGRFDKNLKYKTRNIMCAPLKFDHDILGVIEMLNKKKGQAFDNRDLETLLIFTPYISAIVKNAGLLTDNKEKIERLEHLMGITEYVNSTLELDILLDKMLAASTHMLEAEAGSILLLEKDELVFASATGAQKDTIKNIRVPIGEGIAGWVAREDRSVLVADAQNDPRFFKKADEKTSFKTRSIIAVPLKTKQKLVGVMEVMNKKGGDFFNEDDKNLLEALANQAAVAIENAKLYTETQNMFMNTVKCLAETIDKKDNYTRHHSDGVTTYSMEIGKALGIPDVELKELKIAALFHDIGKIGVNESILRKPSKLTEQEFLEIKKHPDEGANILEPIPQLKDILPVIRHHHERFDGNGYPAGLVGEDIPMHSRIISIADTLDAMLTDRPYRKGLPLETCVQEIQHCSGTQFDPEIVPVAIKAIKKYFSKKVKK
- the trpC gene encoding indole-3-glycerol phosphate synthase TrpC; the protein is MAGNILSKIVKHKKQEVAAAKKKTPMSALLAEIMKLPANRNFRDVFENNDFTIVGEIKKKSPSKGVIKGSVNIKNIVQIYEKSGIKALSIVTDKKFFDGSLEYIKEAKKHCSMPVLRKDFVIDEYQIYETRAARADAILLIAAILEKRELASFIRKARFLNVTPVVECISKEEIKKAAAAGAEIIGINTRDLKTFKINLARIKTLVKYVPKDKFVMCESGINTPEDVDEIMVDAKIKGVLIGTMFMKAKGEKQIKDLAGQILNKYGN
- the trpB gene encoding tryptophan synthase subunit beta, giving the protein MRIPDNKGFFGDFGGKFAPETLRALLDDLERNYEKAKKDPSFKREFDYYLKFYVGRPSPLYFAGKLSKRFGAKIYLKREDLNHTGAHKINNTIGQILLAKRMGKKRIIAETGAGQHGVATATVAALFNCECDVYMGEEDIKRQSLNVFRMELLGARVIPVTSGSKTLKDALNEATRDWLKNVDNTFYIIGTVSGFHPYPMMVRDFQSVIGKEARKQILEAEGRLPDYLVACVGGGSNAMGLFYPFINDKNVKLIGVEAGGLGLKTGKHAASIVNNEVGILHGAKTYVLQTEHGQITETHSVSAGLDYPGVGPELSYLSKTKRARFDAITDKEALEGFKMMCREEGIIPALESSHACAYLEKMKLKKKDIVIVNVSGRGDKDINTVYSLIKGGK
- a CDS encoding acetyl-CoA carboxylase carboxyltransferase subunit beta, with product MAAWFHRPKYTIIRNVEKKETKIPEGMWVKCDRCDSIVLKKELSDNLSVCPKCGQHKRVTAKERVEMLIDSGTFKLLFEDVQTVDYLSFPQYKDKLEKAKKATGLTDSVITGTGKMNDMNVALGVTDFSFMGGSLGSVMGERLTSLCETAVEKKLPVIIVSASGGGARMQEGIISLMQMAKISAALSRVSDAGLPFISVMTDPTGGGVTASFAMLGDLNIAEPEALIMFAGPRVIEQTIRQKLPEGFQRSEFLLEHGMIDIITERKDMKNTIHLALSKFMDAKRYKGKKVS
- a CDS encoding tryptophan synthase subunit alpha, which produces MNRMEMLKSKGKKIVIYLMAGDPGIKETEDLIITLARSGVSLVELGIPFSDPIADGIVIQKAGERALNRGVTVKDCLDIVKRVREKGIEIPIAAMTYYNLIYHFGPEKFVDSALKAGLDGAIIPDLPFDEEPKFYSYAKKRGFNLVYLAAPSNTRERAKKIVEKSSGFVYYILQKGVTGSTKSSIVGFELLKYLKKLSKLPVFAGFGISEPSQAKEILKTADGVIIGSAFVSLCEKYGRNKSILLKKAEMFVKKFLNV
- a CDS encoding phosphoribosylanthranilate isomerase; translated protein: MRPKVKICGITNLKDAILAESLGADIIGFIFAESPRKVSEKQALEIIKKLKPFTFKAGVFVEPDGAKINRTVSLLGLDIAQVHGEVSLSCLKKIKNAKILKVIKAKDEAYTASQVKKYINHVDCFLFDTYDPALHGGTGKRFDWTMLKKISAPFFIAGGIKPETAGTIAGIIKPYGLDVSSGVEKTKGRKDPSKLKLFFNNVNKARW